A genomic window from Paenibacillus sp. FSL K6-0276 includes:
- a CDS encoding NfeD family protein, which yields MVVFWLIAAGVLFVVEMMTLTFYLLWLSIGALAGGVVSLFVPESILFQVVIGSLVALGLTLFSKPLVSKFRSSRGFKDTGTEIVGRQGVVIEPIEQGRYGQVKVGGDTWSASSDQYLGKDEVVRVVKRGTTIIEVERWGDMN from the coding sequence ATGGTTGTGTTTTGGTTGATCGCAGCCGGTGTCCTGTTTGTTGTAGAGATGATGACACTTACTTTTTATCTGCTATGGCTCAGTATTGGTGCGTTGGCCGGAGGAGTAGTGTCGTTATTCGTTCCCGAATCTATTTTGTTTCAGGTGGTGATCGGATCGTTGGTCGCGCTTGGTTTGACCTTATTCTCGAAGCCACTGGTTTCTAAATTTCGTAGCTCACGTGGATTCAAGGATACAGGCACGGAAATCGTCGGCAGGCAAGGAGTCGTCATTGAGCCGATTGAGCAGGGGCGCTACGGGCAAGTGAAGGTAGGCGGAGATACGTGGAGCGCGAGCTCTGACCAATATCTGGGCAAGGACGAAGTGGTCAGAGTAGTGAAGAGAGGCACGACCATTATTGAAGTAGAACGATGGGGGGATATGAACTAA
- a CDS encoding cupin domain-containing protein: MTQKEISPLVELLGLQPHVEGGWYKRLWNSGFEIPQEVLGDSYSGSRQSASSIYFLLHEGEQSEWHTVLSDEIWFWHSGSPIVLSLGGSGDKPEDVKEVILGLDIAAGQQPQVVVPAGVWQAARPLGKEPVLVSCIVSPEFHFDDFKLIEK, encoded by the coding sequence GTGACACAAAAAGAAATTTCACCGCTAGTTGAACTGCTCGGACTACAGCCTCACGTTGAGGGTGGTTGGTACAAAAGACTTTGGAACTCCGGGTTTGAAATTCCGCAGGAAGTGCTTGGCGATAGCTATTCCGGATCGCGGCAATCAGCATCTTCGATTTATTTTCTGCTTCATGAGGGTGAACAATCCGAATGGCATACGGTATTGTCCGATGAAATATGGTTCTGGCATTCCGGCAGTCCAATAGTGCTGAGTCTCGGAGGCAGTGGAGATAAGCCTGAGGATGTGAAGGAAGTTATCTTAGGTCTCGATATTGCTGCGGGTCAGCAGCCGCAGGTAGTAGTTCCAGCAGGCGTATGGCAGGCCGCTCGTCCGTTAGGAAAAGAACCGGTACTGGTATCCTGTATTGTTTCTCCTGAATTCCATTTTGATGATTTCAAACTGATTGAGAAATAA
- a CDS encoding XTP/dITP diphosphatase encodes MKSDGGILIVATKNKGKVREFEHAFAPLGLTVKSMYDYPDLPDVVEDGATFAENAFKKSKAVGDALGIPVLADDSGLCVDALDGRPGVYSARYAGEDAGDEENNLKLLSELGKLKQGEDTGQPLLSTARFVCTLSLYDPSSGRELTSEGTVEGWITSEPAGGGGFGYDPLFYLAEYEKTMAELTMEEKQRISHRGTALRLLTEKLAAADDLNS; translated from the coding sequence ATGAAGTCTGACGGCGGCATTCTTATAGTTGCGACGAAGAATAAGGGGAAAGTACGCGAATTCGAGCATGCTTTTGCCCCGCTGGGCCTGACAGTAAAAAGTATGTATGACTATCCGGATCTGCCCGATGTGGTAGAAGACGGAGCTACTTTTGCAGAAAATGCATTTAAAAAATCCAAAGCCGTAGGTGACGCACTTGGAATTCCGGTACTTGCTGACGATTCGGGTCTTTGCGTAGATGCTTTGGATGGCAGGCCGGGTGTATACTCTGCACGTTATGCAGGGGAAGATGCGGGAGATGAAGAGAACAACTTGAAGCTGCTTAGCGAGCTGGGTAAGCTGAAACAGGGTGAGGACACCGGTCAGCCTTTGCTAAGTACAGCACGTTTTGTCTGTACGTTGTCCTTATACGATCCAAGTTCGGGACGAGAATTAACCTCTGAGGGTACAGTAGAGGGATGGATCACATCCGAACCTGCTGGTGGTGGAGGGTTCGGCTACGATCCGCTGTTTTACTTGGCAGAATATGAAAAGACAATGGCCGAACTAACCATGGAAGAGAAGCAGCGGATCAGCCACCGGGGAACTGCGCTGCGGTTGCTGACGGAGAAATTGGCGGCTGCGGACGACTTGAATTCCTAA
- a CDS encoding SPFH domain-containing protein: MEWAIISIILVVVVVFVALTVKIVPQQRVGVVERLGKFNRLLTPGLNILIPVIDQVRTYHDLRIQQANVPPQTVITKDNVQVQIDTIIFYQVVGPEEATYGISDYVYGVRNISTATMRQIIGKLELDETLSGREKISTDIRLALDEATEKWGVRIERVEVIDIKPPLDIQEAMDKQMKAERSKRAIVLEAEAAKQDMILRAEGDKQSKILKAEGDKEARIRQAEGSRQAQELEAHGEAKAIQAVAEAEKVRIELIRSAGLDEQVLAYRSFEALAEIAKGPANKVFLPTSAVETLGSLGAIAEVFKASKDSK; the protein is encoded by the coding sequence ATGGAATGGGCAATTATTTCAATTATTCTAGTGGTAGTCGTAGTGTTTGTGGCATTAACTGTAAAAATTGTGCCGCAGCAGCGGGTAGGCGTAGTGGAACGTCTGGGTAAATTCAATCGTCTACTGACACCGGGTCTGAACATTCTGATTCCTGTGATTGATCAGGTGCGTACGTACCATGACCTACGGATTCAACAAGCGAATGTGCCTCCGCAAACGGTAATCACGAAGGATAACGTGCAGGTGCAGATCGACACGATTATTTTCTATCAGGTAGTTGGACCAGAGGAAGCCACTTATGGCATTTCTGATTATGTGTATGGGGTAAGGAACATTTCGACGGCAACGATGCGGCAAATTATCGGTAAGTTGGAATTGGATGAAACGCTGTCTGGGCGTGAAAAAATCTCAACCGATATTCGCCTGGCGCTGGATGAGGCTACAGAGAAGTGGGGCGTACGGATCGAGCGTGTGGAAGTCATCGATATCAAGCCACCGCTGGATATTCAGGAAGCGATGGATAAACAAATGAAAGCGGAGCGGAGCAAACGGGCGATTGTCCTAGAGGCGGAAGCTGCCAAACAGGATATGATTCTGCGTGCAGAAGGTGATAAGCAGAGTAAGATTCTGAAAGCGGAAGGCGATAAGGAAGCGCGTATCCGCCAAGCAGAGGGTTCACGGCAGGCGCAGGAGCTGGAAGCTCATGGTGAGGCGAAAGCCATTCAAGCAGTGGCAGAAGCGGAAAAAGTACGCATTGAGCTGATTCGCTCAGCTGGTCTGGATGAGCAGGTGCTCGCTTATCGCTCCTTCGAGGCTCTGGCTGAAATAGCCAAAGGTCCTGCGAATAAAGTGTTCTTGCCAACAAGCGCAGTAGAAACGCTGGGAAGTCTTGGAGCGATTGCTGAAGTATTCAAAGCGAGTAAGGATAGTAAATAG